A stretch of the Capsicum annuum cultivar UCD-10X-F1 chromosome 8, UCD10Xv1.1, whole genome shotgun sequence genome encodes the following:
- the LOC107838966 gene encoding histone acetyltransferase type B catalytic subunit, with translation MGTKHHSSSEPISDPQKRRRVGFSKTDAGIEANDCITIYTVSRKEDVDSPNSYCLEPIDLNHFFEDNGRIFGYQGLKITIWVSLISFHAYADIAFESSSDGGRGITNLKSALQNIFAESLVDEKDAFLQTFSTESHYVRSVVSNAEALQHKVSNGCSTESNCLLKSEPSGVEVFRIVGTPVGHFYSRLVPLVLLLVDGSNRIDVLDPRWEIYLLVQERKDNQEYNLSRLLGFAAVYRFHRYPESTRVRLGQILVMPPYQRKGYGRFLLEVLNRVAISEDVYDLTIEEPEDSLQHVRLCNDVERLLVFDPIQQSLQSVVSRLKQENRSKKSYTCKYAPPLSAVEDVRKTLKINKKQFEQCWEILIYLHLDPINKYMETYRAFVSHRVKAEVVGKDSDGDMKQVIDVPTEYNQQMSFVMFKSQNGESSSIEKSDNQSNVEEQLQKLVHERINQIKLIAEKVSVHRQ, from the exons ATGGGAACGAAGCATCATTCTTCATCTGAACCAATAAGCGATCCCCAAAAGCGCCGGCGCGTTGGATTCTCTAAGACCG ATGCTGGAATTGAAGCTAATGACTGCATTACTATATACACAG tttCTAGAAAAGAGGATGTGGACTCCCCAAACAGTTACTGTCTTGAACCAATTGACTTGAATCACTTTTTTGAGGACAATGGCAGAATATTTGGGTATCAAGGTCTGAAG ATCACTATTTGGGTTAGCTTGATATCCTTTCATGCTTATGCTGATATTGCTTTTGAAAGCTCATCAGAT GGAGGCAGAGGGATCACAAACCTAAAGTCTGCCCTTCAG AATATTTTTGCTGAGAGTCTTGTTGATGAAAAAGATGCCTTCCTGCAAACATTTTCAACTGAAAGCCATTATGTTCG GTCTGTTGTCTCAAATGCTGAAGCACTGCAGCATAAAGTTTCAAATGGCTGTAGCACTGAATCTAATTGTCTTTTGAAATCAGAGCCTTCAGGTGTAGAG GTATTCCGGATTGTTGGCACGCCTGTAGGACACTTTTATAGCAGATTGGTGCCACTGGTACTACTATTAGTGGATG GTAGCAATCGTATTGACGTCCTTGATCCTAGATGGGAAATTTATCTCCTAGTCCAGGAAAGGAAAGACAACCAGGAGTATAACCTTTCAAGGTTGCTTGGTTTTGCAGCCGTTTATCGTTTCCATCGTTATCCTGAAAGTACACGCGTGCGACTTGGGCAG ATACTGGTTATGCCTCCTTATCAACGTAAAGGTTATGGTCGTTTTCTTCTTGAGGTGCTGAATAGGGTTGCAATATCTGAAGATGTATATGACCTGACTATTGAAGAGCCCGAGGATTCTCTTCAACATGTTCGATTGTGCAATGACGTCGAGCGTTTGCTTGTATTTGACCCAATCCAGCAATCCCTACAATCAGTTGTATCACGTTTAAAGCAGGAAAATCGGTCAAAAAAAAGCTACACGTGCAAGTATGCTCCCCCATTGAGTGCTGTTGAAGATGTGAGGAAAACTTTGAAAATCAACAAGAAGCAGTTTGAGCAATGTTGGGAGATTCTTATCTATCTTCACTTGGACCCAATTAACAAATATATGGAGACATACCGGGCTTTTGTTTCACACCGAGTAAAGGCTGAAGTTGTAGGAAAAGATTCAGATGGTGATATGAAGCAGGTGATTGATGTACCAACTGAATATAATCAGCAGATGTCATTTGTGATGTTCAAATCGCAAAATGGTGAATCTAGTAGCATAGAGAAATCTGACAATCAAAGTAATGTGGAGGAGCAGCTGCAGAAACTGGTGCATGAACGAATAAATCAGATCAAGTTGATTGCAGAGAAGGTTTCTGTTCATCGGCAATGA